In Ovis aries strain OAR_USU_Benz2616 breed Rambouillet chromosome 8, ARS-UI_Ramb_v3.0, whole genome shotgun sequence, a single window of DNA contains:
- the SCML4 gene encoding sex comb on midleg-like protein 4 isoform X8, with the protein MNRYGADPSSPAFSHRSSLPTSSSLYCKRQSSGDGHLGAGSATAVGGPRTSPTSPGGPSAPGLRPPGSSPKRNGTSLEGNRCASNLSPDRQDARRPRSRNPSSWSVEDVVWFLKDADPQALGPHVELFRKHEIDGNALLLLKSDMIMKYLGLKLGPALKLCYHIDKLKQDKF; encoded by the exons ATGAACCGCTACGGCGCGGACCCCTCCTCCCCCGCCTTCAGCCACAGGAgctccctgcccacctcctctTCGCTGTACTGCAAGCGGCAGAGCTCTGGAGACGGCCACCTTGGGGCTGGCTCAGCCACCGCAGTCGGTGGTCCCCGCACCAGCCCCACGTCCCCCGGAGGCCCCTCGGCACCTGGGCTACGGCCTCCTGGCTCCAGCCCCAAGAGGAATGGGACCTCTCTTGAAGGAAACAGATGTG CCTCAAACCTTTCTCCGGACAGGCAGGATGCCCGGCGGCCAAGGAGCAGGAACCCTTCCAGCTGGTCCGTGGAGGATGTGGTCTGGTTCCTGAAAGACGCAGACCCGCAGGCTCTGGGGCCCCATGTGGAGCTCTTCCGGAAGCAT GAGATTGATGGCAATGCCCTCTTGTTGCTGAAGAGTGACATGATCATGAAATACTTGGGCCTGAAGCTGGGGCCTGCACTGAAACTCTGCTACCATATTGATAAACTGAAGCAAGACAAGTTCTGA